TCATAATGGTTGATGCGATCCTCCGCCTGGCTGAATGCGGCGTTGCTCTCGCGGAATTGACCGAGGCTGCGCAGCGTGGTGGCGTGTTCGAGCCGCCAAATGATGGCGTCTCTACCGCTGGATTCGGAATTGGCCTTGCTGCCGTATTCGGCAGCCGCCCCGGCGTAATTACCCGATTCCCACTTATACGCCATGCTCTCCCCCTGCTGCTGATACGTCCGGCAACCGGTCAGTAGAACTACCGTCAAGGCGAGTGCCATCCCTGCAATTTTGCCTATCCTCTTCATTGTCGGTGTCTTGTGTATATGATCCAGGGTTGGTTACGTGGCACTTATTTTACGGTTTTTGGGCTTGGGGTATGCGCAGCACCGAACCCACCGTCACGCCCCGGTCTTCCAACAACTCCGCCGTAGAGGTCTTGGGTTGCACACTGATGATTTTGGCCTGCCCCATGAGTACTTCCTGGCGACCCAGCACCTCGCCGGTATCCGGGTCCTTCAATTCTTCGCCCACGGCATAGACATTCCAGAGCTGATCCACGCTCACGCCGCCGCCATCGCCGCGGTTGATGGTGATTTGGCGGTCAAATTTGGCCAGCACTTTGGCCGGGAAAATTACATCCGCGACCCGGTTGGCAATTTTTTCCGCCAGCGTCCGTGCGAGGTTGACGGATAATTCATCCGAGAGGGTGCCCTCGACGCGGACTTCATTCAGTATCTGGGTAATATTCGTGAGAGTGGTTTGTAAGTTGGCTGATTCCAGGAGTTTTCCCGAGGTGGTATCATAGATTTTCCCGATGGCCGAAATGCGTAGGATGCGCTTATGGATGGTTTTTCCCAAGTCGGCCAGGTTGGCGGACTGCGTCATGTCCTGATAATCATCAATGGAAGTGACCAAGAGGTATTTCACACCGGCGAGCTTGAATGACTTGGCTGCGTTGGGGTCGTTTTGATTGACGTTGCCCGAACCCACCAATTGTTGTTCGCGCAGCAATTTTTCCAGATCGCTGCGGGCGATCACCTGAAATTTCCGGGAGGCGTTAAGGCGGTCAATCAACTGGTTGTCCAACGATTCGAGGGTCCGCTTCATTTCCGTGGTTTTACCGCGCTTGGCCGCTTCCTGTTCCACGGAGGAATTCACGTCAATGGCGGCCACGCCGATGGTGTCTTTTTGCTGAGCCATGGTCGGGGTTGCCAGCAGCACCACCAGCCCGGTTTTCAAGATGCCCGTCACAAACTTAATACCTGTCTTCATAATAATTTGCTTCATCCAATATCCTTTTGATTTTGCGGAGCGCCCGATTTAACTGACTACCTATCAATCGGCCCCTTTAACAGGAAGCCTTTGACGTCTGCCTTGTAATCTTTCTTCACATCTTCTTTGATGTTCACTTTGTATCCGCTCTCGCTGAACATCTTCGCAACGCCCTCAATCCGTTTGACTTCAGCGTCCGTGAGTTTGCGATCATTTTCCAGGTCTTGCAAGTAGCGCAGGTTGTCTTTCCAGCGGCGGTAAGCCTCTTCGGTCATTTGCATGGAGACAATTAGTACCTGTTTATCAAAGCAGTTGACATGCATCTCTTGCGGCTTGGAACCTTCGCGGCTGAAACGGATTTTATGAATGCCCGGCGTGACATTGAAAACTCCGGGCGCGGAGCCGATGCTTAGGCCATCCAACTCCACCACCACATCCAGCGCCTGCACTTCGGATTTGGCATCCAGCATCATGGCCCGTCCATCGGGCGCGATACGCATCAAGGGGACGGTGATCGGCACGTTCACCAAGTCGTTCATACGGGTTTGGATGGTGATTTCCACCAGCTTCGGCTTATCAGCGGTGACCATTTGGATGTCCGCCTTGCGTTTGCGGATGCCCTCGGCGACCAGGGTGGCGGCTTCATCCAGCAATTGGTTGACGGTTTCGTCGTTAAACGAGGTGTGCAAGGTATCGGTGTTCCGGATCGTTTTGGTAACCGTGATGGTGTCTCCGGTGAACGCGCCGCCTTGCCACGACTCCAGCACTTTATAACTTACACGGAGGGTATGGATGTAGTTGACCGTCTTGAGACGCAATGT
Above is a window of Verrucomicrobiota bacterium DNA encoding:
- a CDS encoding CsgG/HfaB family protein; the protein is MKTGIKFVTGILKTGLVVLLATPTMAQQKDTIGVAAIDVNSSVEQEAAKRGKTTEMKRTLESLDNQLIDRLNASRKFQVIARSDLEKLLREQQLVGSGNVNQNDPNAAKSFKLAGVKYLLVTSIDDYQDMTQSANLADLGKTIHKRILRISAIGKIYDTTSGKLLESANLQTTLTNITQILNEVRVEGTLSDELSVNLARTLAEKIANRVADVIFPAKVLAKFDRQITINRGDGGGVSVDQLWNVYAVGEELKDPDTGEVLGRQEVLMGQAKIISVQPKTSTAELLEDRGVTVGSVLRIPQAQKP